A region of the Culex quinquefasciatus strain JHB chromosome 1, VPISU_Cqui_1.0_pri_paternal, whole genome shotgun sequence genome:
GAGCAGCGTTCCCGGATTCCTGTTTGTAGTGTCCCGTGTAACTAACGTGCCCCAGGGCGGTGGCGTGTGCCAACCGGCCAGGAAGCCGTCGCCAAGGTCAAAGGACGTGGTCGAGCGTTGCCAACACAACACAACGACAACAAGTGCCCTGAACTCCTGAACCCGACACCGCCAAACGAGTGCCAAAATCTAACTTCTACCTTGAATCCAATCACTACCATCTacctattttaaaaataaaatttgcggtAGGTCAGACCATCGCCGTCATCGTCGTCGGcggttattgattttttccggGTGCAGTCAGAGCAGAAATGAAAGATGCTTCTTACCCAAACCGCTTTCGTCGAGTGCCCTTGACCAAGGACACACCGTCGGCGGCGGCACCTTGTGCATTTTGAGAATACGGGGTTGGTGAATGCGTAGTTATGAACAGGAGCAATTTCACACAAAAAGGCTAAAAATAATTCCCACCCATGCCGGATCCACACAACTCGGTGTAAACACAGGGAAGTTCATCCCCAATCAAAAGAACAACTCTCGAGCCGAATGTCACCAGCCAAGCTCAGCGTGTCGTGAAGCTCCGCGATAAAATATGTTCTCCGTCAGCGCGTTTTGAGCGCGACGACGTATTTGTAAACTATCGATAACCGTTTAGCTATggtcagcgaaaaaaaaatcgttacgaTAAACACTCTCGAAGAATTGTTGGAGCGTTGATTCACACACCACAACCGCTCCAAACAGAATGTCATTATTTGAGGGGCTGGGTGAGGAGCGCTGTGCTAATTAAGCGCTAATTTATTTTAGCTGACAATAGCTGCTGCAGCTATCATGTGATTATCTAACGATAAGCTGTTGGATCGATAATAGCCGTTATCAAAAACGTGACCTAAACTTTCAATGTATTGCTTGAATGCTGACTCGATTTCTAGCATtgtactgccgctctaatctagtcccatatgtattttggTCATTATTGAGATAAACATagcaaaattattgtttttacatGTACTTTGAGCCAATTAATAAAAAAGTGATGTTTgttctgaaaattcaaaataaaaatcactttcGTGCTgtgcaaaataaaggcaagtcagttcctTCTAAAGAAATGTATCATGAATCGATTGAATGAACGTGGAACCATTTAAATTGCAAGGACAATGTTTCTATAAACCCGcagaacttgaaaaaaagattATAAGCAGTTCATATCTGCaagaatatttataaattttgatgcgtaatattttaaacaattggTGCTTTTTTCATGCAAGGGACAACCACAAGTAAACAAAAAACTACAAACCATTATGAGTAATATTCCATAAAATAAGTTCTATTAAATCTTAAATGAATTGCCCTGGTCCTAGTTCTGGAAGAGGTTCTGCTTCCGGTAAACGTAGACTGTCGATCACTAAATTTCAACGGTCCAGACGTATAGACACGCATTCAAATATCTGTTGCCTCTGTAGTATTTTCGTCTCGTTTATGATTACATTTTCTAACTATAAAtgaatgaatttgaaataaacataaaacaatatcattctataacatttgagaaaatcacttgaaaattacccAAACATACCTTGAAATGACAGTTTAACTTCTGGTGAAAATGttcaagcctaccttgatatcattgactgacttgcctttatttatagaaaaataaaggcaagtcagttttagtatgaaaatatataaatttatctCTAAACTTTAAGATTAATGAAACAAATTCATGTTAGAAATATTTGTTGAActaatattgaaataattgtatagaaattgagcaaaaaaatgttgattcgaAATGTGAAAAATGGTGCAACATTTTTTGGCCTTCTCACGGCGTTATCTCAGCATccactttttacatatgggatggactagattagagcggcagtgtaGCGATAATCCGAATCACGTTTATTCTGAACATTCTGAATGGTTCTGAATTTGAACTGAGATtggtttaaataaaattatctttttgaactttcttataacaCAATACACTTCTTTATCATGTTATGCGGTCGGCTGACATGCTCGTCATCTTTGATGTGAACTTAACTGAAACAATTGGGTTCTTAAATTAAGTTCAAGATTGTTGATAGGTGTCATGCACCGATAAAGCTGTTTTTCTAAACCACAATGACACTGTTTTTCACtaagaaaaattaaacaaacgacttaatttttttttaattgttattcccgactatctttaactttttttttaattcattgaaTCGCAAATAATTTTTATGTTCTCGATATTAtgcttgaaaattttcaacaaaactgaTCAAAAATTGTTTCTTGACAAGCATTTTTATCGCTGCGTATGCTAAAATTATCAAAGGGCTTAAGGACTCAATTCGATCCTGAAATTAAGTGTTAAATGTTGATTATATTAaaatccagactcgattgtccaAAGCCTCCATTTTCCGAAATTCGATTATTTAAAAGCGTCATACAAACTTCGCaaaacaccgaccaacaaaatttctgcacaGTCAcgactcgaggggaagcatgaactttggggtTTCCAGAAACATGTTCTTCTGCTCTTTCCAAAGGGACTATAGTTGATCCGTTGCAAAATGTCGAACTGTGTTTTTGttaacttaacaaaaaaaataatagctaGAAATAGTTCTCTGGCATGTCTTTTATCGTTGTATGTTAATGTTAAACATTGGgcatatttatgattttatatattaaaatcagaataaatgaacaaaaatactttaaaggAGTAATTGTTTACCATTGTACCTAAAAACTAGCACTTTACTTTAAGCCCCAAttataaaattgaattcaatacagtTAATGTAAAtggcaaaatatttaaacatctgtcagcgaaaacattaaaaacgcaAACGGTAGTCTTGGTATCAACATTATGTCTGACTTTGTAATCGAACTCGACAACTTTTAGTCATCTAAACCTTGGTtatcaaataatgaaaaaaaaagctccTACCTTTCGTTGCCAGTCTGGCGACCACATCGATGTCGATCGCTGGTCTGCTATCCGGTTCGCAATGCCTGCTGTCTGAATCGCCAAAAATTGGCTTCTCGAACCGCCTctaattttcttcaaaactgaatcgatttagaatatttttgcgATATTTGGACCAGCGGTCAATTATTAcctgaaaacaaaaatgaaactaGTTGTTAGAAAATTATTATTAATGCATTTAGAATTGATATAAAAGAAGAACACAAAATTAGGAAGACACTTCACCCTAACTCAATGTAAACAATCCCGTCTACATCGTCACAGGAAGCTTAAAAACACCGCAACTGATAGTGTCGTCCAGATAAGGCTCGAACCTTACGTTACATCACGTGAAGCGCTGATAGCGAAACTAGTTGAGATTGCGCGAAAGTGCAGGCAAAAGCTTGTTTACTGACCTACAGATGACTTTCTTTCGAGAATTTTACTAACAATGCCCTtttttaagctagattttggaattaATTTTACAGGTGCAACTTCATGTTGAAAGGTATCAATTTAaaccaaattgaattttagacaCACCTTTAGGAATCAAATAGCTAACACAAGATAACTGTTTCTTTCCGCAGGGTCGCAAAATGAACCCGGAATCGGTGTCGCATTTAGAGCACATGTGCTCGCTGGATATTGACACGCAGACATCGTTCGTGCGGCTGTCCGGCATCATCTGTACCATCGGGCCGGCCTCGGTGGCGCCGGAGATGCTGGAGGAGATGATGAAGACCGGCATGAACATTGCCCGGTTGAACTTTTCGCACGGTTCGTACGAGTACCACGGCAACACGATCAAGAACATCCGCGAGGCGGTGGCGAGCTACTCGGCCAAGCTGGGCAAGCCGTTCCCGCTGGCGATCGCGCTGGACACCAAGGGTCCGGAGATTCGTACCGGTTTGATTGAGGGCAGCGGAACCGGCGAGGTCGAGCTGAAGAAGGGCGAGAAGATCGAGCTGACGACGAACAAGGATCACCTGGAGAAGGGCAACAAGGACAAGATCTACGTGGATTACGTCAACATCGTAAAGGTGGTGAAGCCCGGCGATCGTGTGTTCGTTGACGATGGTTTGATCTCGCTGGTTGCGAACAGTATTAGCGGAGACACGCTGACCTGCACGGTCGAGAACGGTGGTTTGCTGGGATCGCGCAAGGGTGTCAACCTGCCCGGAGTGCCGGTCGATCTGCCGGCTGTGTCCGAGAAGGACAAGGCCGATCTGCAGTTCGGTGTTGACCAGGGAGTCGATGTGATCTTCGCTTCGTTCATCCGTAACGCTGCTGCTTTGAAGGAGATCCGCGGTATTCTCGGCGATAAGGGCAAGAACATCAAGATCATTTCCAAGATTGAGAACCAGCAGGGTATGCAGAACCTGGACGCCATCATTGCCGCTTCGGACGGTATCATGGTTGCTCGTGGTGATCTGGGTATTGAAATCCCGGCCGAGAAGGTGTTCCTGGCCCAGAAGTCGATCATTGCTCGGTGCAACCGCGCCGGAAAGCCCGTCATCTGCGCCACTCAGATGTTGGAGTCTATGATCAAGAAGCCACGTCCGACTCGTGCCGAAATTTCGGACGTTGCCAACGCCATCATTGATGGTGCCGACTGTGTCATGCTGTCTGGTGAGACCGCCAAGGGCGAGTACCCGCTGGAGTGCGTACTGACCATGGCCAAGACGTGCAAGGAAGCCGAGGCTGCCCTGTGGCATCGCAACCTGTTCAACGATCTGGTCAACACGACGCCCACTCCGATCGATACCGGAGCCTCGATCGCGATCGCTGCCGCCGAAGCTGCGAGCAAGATCCGCGCCGCGGCTCTCATCGTCATCACCACTTCGGGACGTTCGGCCCATGTCATCTCCAAGTACCGCCCACGCTGCCCGATCATTGCCGTGACCCGCTTCGACCAGACTGCCCGCCAGTGCCATCTGTACCGCGGCATTCTGCCCGTGGTCTACGAACGTGAGTAATCTCTCTTCACGGCAAGTCTCCAAGCTCAACTAATCGATCCGAATTTCACTTTCAGAGCCCCCGCTCGAGGACTGGCTGAAGGACGTTGACGCGCGCGTCCAGTACGGTATGGAGTTTGGCAAGGAACGTGGCTTCCTGAAGCCTGGCATGCCGGTGGTCATCGTTACCGGCTGGAAGCAGGGCTCCGGCTTCACCAACACCATCCGCGTTGTGTACGTAACGGACGGCAGCATGATCGTCTAGCAAGCCCACTCTCAAGATCCTCCCGAAGACTGACCTATTGCTATCATTTCTATCTTACAGGAACGTCGAATAAATTCTCGCAACGTTTGCAGCTGAGAGTATCTTCATCTAACCACCTCCcacacacaacaacaacaaagctaAAAGTTACAAAGTGTTGTTGCATAAGatcaccaaaaaacaaaaaagaaacgcaGAGGAAAAGCCGTACAAAAGCACCAACCCCCTTAAACTCAGACTCATCTTCAAACGTACTGTTTGATTAACCCTGCTTCTATTTTAGAGATTTGCTACGAGCAAAGTAAAACAAATTGGTTTAGTTAAAAAACGAGATGATAAGAACTAATTTATTGTGAGTTGTTAGTCGCTCTCCCTCTCATTGGAATCTAAATTATTTATTGCCACCCAAAAAATTCCCACGTAAGAAAAACAAGAAGGCTAGCAGAGTTTCCCAAATATCCTGCACGTGTTCCGGGTCAACCTAGGTTGAGCCGGATCAAGTACAAGTAGAAACGGATCGACAAATTTGTGAGTGTATTGAAACATAAATGTTACTGAATACGGATATAAAGATATAATAAACAAGTAAAACAGTTGAAAAGTGTTtggagattatttttttattgctaaACTAATAATTGCTGGCCTGTTGGCCTGTCCCAACTACATTAGGAAGTATTGCTGGAGATTCAGTTTGCTGGAAGAGCAGCGGTATCATCGGAGGCTGTTCCGGCTGGGATGTCGCTGGAACCTCCGCTTCTTGTTGACTCTTCCGTTTGTTGCTGCCCTTCCGCATGCCCTTCTGGAATCGCTTGTATAGCTTGACGCCCTCGACCTGGATGTCGTGTTCGCGAATTTTGTGCTGGGTGAGCAGGAAGTTGAACCGGAAGCCTGCGCCGCAGATTTCGCAGAACACCTGATGGCCGGTGTGCTTGGTCATGTGTGCCTTCAGGAGGTACGCCGTCAGGAACTTCTTTTCGCACTGCGTACACTCGTACTTGTACGAGTTGGCCTCGTGCTTGAGCATGTGCCGCTCCAGCGAGTTCTCCCACTTGCAGGTGACGCCACAGACCTTACAAATGAATAGTTTCTTCTCGTGGAAGGATTCAACGTGCATGTCTCGTTGCTTCTTTTTGAAGAACTGCTTGCCGCACACGTCGCACGAGAAATCGCGCTGGTTGTTGTGGATCTTCATGTGGGTGAGAAAAGAACCTCGCGTCGCCAGAACCTTCCCGCAGATCGGACAAACACTGTCGTAGATCTTTTCCGGAGGTTTGGTCTTCCTAATCTGGTCCGAGTGGGACGATCGATGGCCTGCCATCGCCTGGCGAAGTTTGCACTTGAAGTCACAGAACTCGCACTCGTACAACTCGTCGGGGTTCTTTGGAGGCCTGCCTTTACGAACCTTCCCGTTATGCTTCTTCTTGTGACTGGCCAGTTGCTTACGTCTCTCAAAGATAAGAGGACACTCCGAGCACTCGAAGGGACCCGAGCTATCATCCTCAGCTTGCTTCTTCTTCCTTGACGATTCACCTCGATGCTTTATCTTGTGTCTTGCAAGCTCCAGCGCATCACTATCTTCTTCAGCTGACCCCTCGTCATCTTCTCGATCACTCAAACTCTCCAAGCTCTCAACTTCCAGCTTCACCTCCAGTTCCTCCGGATCGATCGGAATCTCCCCAAAAACATCCATCTCTGCTTGAAGTTCCGGCTTCAGCAGAACTTCTTCGGTACCATGTGTCCGACCAGCCACCCTCTCCAGCTCCTTCGCCACCCTCCTACAACTCCGAACCAACCGCATCGAACACATCACCTGCCCCCAACACTCTCCGCACGCCAACCTGCACAAACTGTCCTCCAAATCTCCCAAGAGAAAGTGCAAAAACAAGCTCGAATCCTCCGACGCGTACATCCCAGCCAGATCACTCCCAACCTCCCCTCCATCAAACCGTCTCGCACAAAGTCGACAAAACTGCTCCACGTTCCCCTCCACCAACGCACCGCCAACAAACAACCTCGGAACGGCCCCGTCCGCCAGCCGGAAGTCCGCACCATCCCGACAAAGCGCCCTCAGTTCGAAGTGATTCCAACAGCAGCGGTCGGATTCGGTCAACGGCCTACTGGTGAAGGCTTCCTGCCAGCGCTTGCGCTGGGAAGAATTGGTCGGAGGTACGGGGAACATAAAGGTGCCAAAGTCACGGCCGGAAGCGTCGCAGCCGGGCACAGCGCAGACCTCCTGGCGGGTCGTCATTACTCTTTGTGGGATTCTCGTCAAATTTGGCCTACGAGGTGTAGATGATTAATTCCTGattaaaatatgctttattgttggattcattttacttactttttgtgaaaaaatgcacaaaccagcgaaaattttcaatcAGCTTTTTATTGAAGATGCTCTCCAATTTTTGCACTGTTTctgtttgtgttttgttttgtcttGACACTTTACTTTATTTTGGATTTAGTGGTATGTTCATAAATTACGTTCTATCAAATAATCATTCTTTATTCtgatcttaaaattttgaaagttgtatCTTTAAACATTCACTATTTTGAAATTGCTTTAATGAAATATTGTAAGCAGTGAAGattaaaattaatgatttaataatttaatagttttattatttcaagaattaaggggttacatacatgtagaaaatcacaaaatttcatatcatCGAAGATTTAttaaatcactcctgaaagtttgatgaagatatttcatgattggactgagttagagacgatttaagctcagaatatttccatgcgcaaagcaaactgtcaacTGTCACTTTGtaagcgtttttctctaaacactgagttgatttacgggtgccaccccaagtaacatttttaaaccaactataGCCACCACgaagttttattgaggttttattgtagcatcttgattgcttaatagttttatttgggcattcaccgcaaccaacaagcaagagctagttaataggttctaacagggttttatgcctcggacataaaaccggggggaaataaaagccgactggctttcaataaggttttatgaaagttttaatagaggcttgaaaaccagatggcaatgccatgccaaacggttttatcgcatgctttgttaaaacctagggtgttgtagctgtcaagtgccattaggcatgtaaaaagctaacttaaaaccataagctcctaaaagagcatttatcgcggccaaatagcagtgcataaatatggcgctaaacgcgtgctctgattgaatatgattgaccgccatcttgattgaaaaaatagaaaactgaaaaatgtgattgaaatttgatgaaaacacacatttatgctgaatttctggtatgattaatatagcgatagatgtttaaaaatattttgaacattttttttcaaagaattgcaataaaatattttttaacattaaacactatgattacaaaatattgatttttgatgaagcgagttgaattttttggctctatctcccctacattttttttttttttataaggaccCTCCATCACACCCCCACACCAAAAAGCTCATAATTGAGCCCCCTGGTAGTGGTCTCCTTAAATGCTCAGCTAACAAAAGTTAATGTAAAGGACAAAAGCAAACTAAATTTATGCTGAGAACATTGTTTTACAAAGAAATGCTAATATTGGTGGGCAATGAAGAATAACTACTGCTAATACTAAGGTGAAATCCCAGTGGAAAAAAGATTTCCTTTTAAGGGATCcacaaaactaaaataaatgaaaatagcTCGACTAATAAAGAGAAATATAACCTATTTTATGTAATCGGTGTTAAGTGTATTCTATTGGAACAGTTCGTGTAACTTATGTTTTAAATGCTGttttaatctgattttaaaaaaggaGGTGCTAGTGGTTTGTTTCAAATCAATGGGAaccatttatcaataaaatttcaaccgcagctgaatttaaGCCATCAATTGCGAGAAATTAGCTTTCGAACtatttggattacctctaatatctattatttatcatcgccatttttgaaaaccatctccataatttcatttggcaagacgaagacttatctttgccaaaataaaatctatttggcATAatacgtttgaagacgtatgaaatgtcatttttccataactcctgactaggttttaacaaaggttttatcaaggctttgaggatgttgttaggattcagttgtaaagccttgaactcctatgtaggttttataaataggccgtaacaaccttttgcggaggtccttttgggttttaagtggggtttatcaaggttctggggagtttgttacgactaaggggttttaatgctggttttggctgataggttttatagcggttgtgacagctttgataaagcctaaaatgttacttgggacgatatctcaacatgggacggaccaaattggctgaaattttgggtgaagactcccaagacatatcccgtgtgcataacgaagcccgattttgaaattttttattttcaaaaaatgcaaaaattaaaaacttgcgattttttatattaaaaaaagaaaaaacatttttatctttttttttaataaactttttgaaaatcggccttcgtcaagCACACGAGACCGGTTTGACGagtattcaccaaaattttgagccgatttggtcgaagcaatgttgagatatcgtggtacccgttttttgaaactgcttacttcaaatagctatatctcggcactgtctacaaatttgttttgttaatagttgaaaatgtatattttaatgccatgaaaacagattttgaaaaaagttttagtgtGTGCTAAAAcgaacctctgacatttttgccgatttacatgtatgtaaccccttaaaacaaAAAGACTAATAAACGAGATTTTTAGGTTCTGCTTGTTGGGTGTTTTTGAGTACCcatggcggtttcaaaaacacccagaaagaaaaaaaataaaatttgatttatcgGCCCTTTCAAAACCAGATATGCCCTTGCGTACTATTtcaataccgtaaaccggggtgactttgataggatttcaacttgtttttagaatattttccaacaggtaaggtttttctcaagaagtAATTTAGATTAACTAATTTGGTTCCAATTTCCATGATTTaggtaactgtttttttttttctgacaaaatggAAAATACTGAACTGGAAATTCTGATTATGACAAAAtggaaaatatttgaatttgtcATTCTTaaattcgaatatttttaatttaagaactgaggaaattttaagcattttttttaggattCAGAGTTATGAAATTTAAGGATGCGGATGTTTTGGAATACAGGTAttaagaaatttataaaaatataaaaaatgaagaataaaaaattccgatagaatttttgatttttaaagttctagacattaagaatttcaaaatattacaattatagaatataaaaattaaagaatctgtatttgggattttttgagttttttattcttcaaattttaagaatttagaattattttagaatattagaatttttaaaatcaagagctctaaaatgttatttttttttaatttttggatttaaaaatttccaaattttgagaATGTAATGTTTGAGAAGTTTTGGAATTGAAAagcctgattttgaaaaaagttttagtgtGTGCTAAAAcgaacctctgacatttttgccgatttacatgtatgtaaccccttaaaacaaAAAGACTAATAAACGAGATTTTTATGTTCTGCTTGTTGGGTGTTTTTGAGTACCcatggcggtttcaaaaacacccagaaagaaaaaaaataaaatttgatttatcgGCCCTTTCAAAACCAGATATGCCCTTGCGTACTATTtcaataccgtaaaccggggtgactttgataggatttcaacttgtttttagaatattttccaacaggtaagatttttctcaaaaagtaaTTTAGATTAACTAATTTGGTTCCAATTTCCATGATTTaggtaactgtttttttttctgacaaaatggAAAATACTGAACTGGAAATTCTGATTATGACAaaatggaaaatatttaaatttgtcaTTCTTaaattcgaatatttttaatttaagaactgaggaaattttaagcattttttttaggattCAGAGTTATGAAATTTAAGGATGCGGATGTTTTGGAATACAGGTAttaagaaatttataaaaatataaaaaataaagaataaaaaattccgatagaatttttgatttttaaagttctagacattaagaatttcaaaatattacaattatagaatataaaaattaaagaatctgtatttgggattttttgagttttttattcttcaaattttaagaatttagaattattttagaatattagaatttttaaaatcaagagctctaaaatgttatttttttttaatttttggatttaaaaatttccaaattttgagaATGTAATGTTTGAGAAGTTTTGGAATTGAAAAGCctgtgttttttttagaaaaattcaaaaatttaaaatttttagaattaaaaagaaTGAATGAAATTCGAAGTTTTTGAATTAAGGTATTGAATAATACAACaattaatgaatttttgaaacatttctagATTtatttaaaggttcaaaaacatttttctaggAGGATGCTAAGCGTTAATCACCCTAAGgtattttccaggatgccctcaaATTCGAATTCTTTAAAGACTGGCTGGCTAGAAGGttcaaaaacattgttttgtcttttgggtgttttcaatAGCTCTGACTCAAAGCGGTTTTAAgaatacccaaaaagcaaaaataagaattttgttttctgacctttcaaaaaaaaaaaaaaaactcccgggtttgggattttaatttttttagaattaagaaattcaagtatttaggaattttagaatagagtaatttaagaatgtaagattataaaaaataataataagaaaATTCGaggaatgaaaatattttttatattaagaattttaaaattttgagaatatcagacatttagaaatttttattttttgtatttttataatttttgaaatttggaattctcagattagttttcaaaaagccgtaagagccattggtaaacaaagtcctttttgcatcggtactcgaccaacttacgaaaaaccataatcagaaatgctcgagattgttcatctacatgccccaaattaaaaataaatgaaattttgttttattttcgagaaaaacgaaaattagtgtcagaggtcacggtggcttttacggctttttgaaaactcatccgagaattatagaatttcagaatttgaagGATTTCGGAAATTaattataatgaaaaatttaaggagtttttttatatttatttaagaattaaaatgcttaagaattgaggaattaaaaaaatggctcTTAAATTGAGTTTggattgttgattttattacacACAGCGAAGAGCTTATTTTGATAAGcacaatctttcgaagggatcttTGAGAGTGAAACATAatgttgttttattattttttttatcttaattgggtactaaagccctatgtaattttttatgtacaacggtaaaaaacacgaataaaaaacatttctgattacttttttttcattttaaagcaaaaaattttttttgacaagacaacattttttcgatggatcgactatggtccccttggaacgagctgtcaagtaggagcttttctttcaagaaggaccgcgaggttaatttttcaaaattgatttaaaaatccattttaaactctttgtggtcgtacaaagggtcattgtactcagaaaaataagctttatcgctgtatacaataatatcagcaatctaagcttcattttaggacccaatttacgaacgtttgattttttatggctaaatcttaaaaatttgagaatataattttttattttgagattttatttttttatttttgtgttgcTATTAAAGTTTTAGAATTCTCAAGTTTTTGAGATTTCtataacttttttaaacgaATTCCACAGAGTGATTGGTTTTTCAAAGAAAAgtgtgaaaaatatttaattggGCATGACAGGGTTCAGACTAAACGCAATGTTGTTTGTATGACCTTCGCCAGAAGTGATAGCCGCGACATTTCCAATCATCAACTCTAATTCCAACTCTGCTAAAGAAACCATGTCGGAGAAAAAGAAAGCCCTGTTCATCTGTTTAGGTACGTGTGCCCCAGACTCACCTGGTCGAAACTCCGCAATATTAATCCTCTCCCTCGCAGGCAACATCTGCCGGTCGCCAA
Encoded here:
- the LOC6039907 gene encoding pyruvate kinase isoform X1; its protein translation is MMVWVSDYDFDPKGRKMNPESVSHLEHMCSLDIDTQTSFVRLSGIICTIGPASVAPEMLEEMMKTGMNIARLNFSHGSYEYHGNTIKNIREAVASYSAKLGKPFPLAIALDTKGPEIRTGLIEGSGTGEVELKKGEKIELTTNKDHLEKGNKDKIYVDYVNIVKVVKPGDRVFVDDGLISLVANSISGDTLTCTVENGGLLGSRKGVNLPGVPVDLPAVSEKDKADLQFGVDQGVDVIFASFIRNAAALKEIRGILGDKGKNIKIISKIENQQGMQNLDAIIAASDGIMVARGDLGIEIPAEKVFLAQKSIIARCNRAGKPVICATQMLESMIKKPRPTRAEISDVANAIIDGADCVMLSGETAKGEYPLECVLTMAKTCKEAEAALWHRNLFNDLVNTTPTPIDTGASIAIAAAEAASKIRAAALIVITTSGRSAHVISKYRPRCPIIAVTRFDQTARQCHLYRGILPVVYEQPPLEDWLKDVDARVQYGMEFGKERGFLKPGMPVVIVTGWKQGSGFTNTIRVVNVE
- the LOC6039907 gene encoding pyruvate kinase isoform X3; the protein is MNPESVSHLEHMCSLDIDTQTSFVRLSGIICTIGPASVAPEMLEEMMKTGMNIARLNFSHGSYEYHGNTIKNIREAVASYSAKLGKPFPLAIALDTKGPEIRTGLIEGSGTGEVELKKGEKIELTTNKDHLEKGNKDKIYVDYVNIVKVVKPGDRVFVDDGLISLVANSISGDTLTCTVENGGLLGSRKGVNLPGVPVDLPAVSEKDKADLQFGVDQGVDVIFASFIRNAAALKEIRGILGDKGKNIKIISKIENQQGMQNLDAIIAASDGIMVARGDLGIEIPAEKVFLAQKSIIARCNRAGKPVICATQMLESMIKKPRPTRAEISDVANAIIDGADCVMLSGETAKGEYPLECVLTMAKTCKEAEAALWHRNLFNDLVNTTPTPIDTGASIAIAAAEAASKIRAAALIVITTSGRSAHVISKYRPRCPIIAVTRFDQTARQCHLYRGILPVVYEQPPLEDWLKDVDARVQYGMEFGKERGFLKPGMPVVIVTGWKQGSGFTNTIRVVNVE
- the LOC6039908 gene encoding zinc finger protein 226, with the translated sequence MTTRQEVCAVPGCDASGRDFGTFMFPVPPTNSSQRKRWQEAFTSRPLTESDRCCWNHFELRALCRDGADFRLADGAVPRLFVGGALVEGNVEQFCRLCARRFDGGEVGSDLAGMYASEDSSLFLHFLLGDLEDSLCRLACGECWGQVMCSMRLVRSCRRVAKELERVAGRTHGTEEVLLKPELQAEMDVFGEIPIDPEELEVKLEVESLESLSDREDDEGSAEEDSDALELARHKIKHRGESSRKKKQAEDDSSGPFECSECPLIFERRKQLASHKKKHNGKVRKGRPPKNPDELYECEFCDFKCKLRQAMAGHRSSHSDQIRKTKPPEKIYDSVCPICGKVLATRGSFLTHMKIHNNQRDFSCDVCGKQFFKKKQRDMHVESFHEKKLFICKVCGVTCKWENSLERHMLKHEANSYKYECTQCEKKFLTAYLLKAHMTKHTGHQVFCEICGAGFRFNFLLTQHKIREHDIQVEGVKLYKRFQKGMRKGSNKRKSQQEAEVPATSQPEQPPMIPLLFQQTESPAILPNVVGTGQQASNY
- the LOC6039907 gene encoding pyruvate kinase isoform X2, with product MAEGRKMNPESVSHLEHMCSLDIDTQTSFVRLSGIICTIGPASVAPEMLEEMMKTGMNIARLNFSHGSYEYHGNTIKNIREAVASYSAKLGKPFPLAIALDTKGPEIRTGLIEGSGTGEVELKKGEKIELTTNKDHLEKGNKDKIYVDYVNIVKVVKPGDRVFVDDGLISLVANSISGDTLTCTVENGGLLGSRKGVNLPGVPVDLPAVSEKDKADLQFGVDQGVDVIFASFIRNAAALKEIRGILGDKGKNIKIISKIENQQGMQNLDAIIAASDGIMVARGDLGIEIPAEKVFLAQKSIIARCNRAGKPVICATQMLESMIKKPRPTRAEISDVANAIIDGADCVMLSGETAKGEYPLECVLTMAKTCKEAEAALWHRNLFNDLVNTTPTPIDTGASIAIAAAEAASKIRAAALIVITTSGRSAHVISKYRPRCPIIAVTRFDQTARQCHLYRGILPVVYEQPPLEDWLKDVDARVQYGMEFGKERGFLKPGMPVVIVTGWKQGSGFTNTIRVVNVE